The genomic region GGAGAAATCACCATTAAAATCGGTTACAACACCATTCATGGTCCCCTTTTCTATAATACTGGCCCCTGGTAATGGAAGCTTATCATTGGCCGTAATAACACGACCTTTTATTTCTAATTGTTGGGAGACTGTTTGTGAATCACTCCTGCTCCTGGAGTTTCTGTCACTCTTTTTAATGGTGATTGTATGGTCAGGGTTTTTTCTTATAAAAACATCAGCATTTTTACTAATACGATTTAGCAATGAGTCAATATTAATATCTCCTTTTTTTAGTTGAATTTCAGGCGTATTTTCGAAAAGACTTTTAGCGTAAATGAACGTATAATCTGTTTGTGCTCTAATAATATGAAAAACATCATCTATGCTGGCCTTCTGATCTTTTGAAATGACGATATTTTCCTGAGAGAAAGATGTCTTTGGTGAAAACCCGAATACTGTGGTACAGAGTAATAATAGGAATGTTTTCATAAGTAAGAGCAGCAGTTTCCGGTATCGGAAATGCGAGTTGAGTAATTTAATTTTCATAAATTTGTTAGGTATTTGTTAGTTATAATTATCTAATATTTATGTATGGGAGAGACGAAGTTGAGTGCATCGCCAAATGTTTGACTTCGTTCTCTTTCTTCTATTATTCTATTTCTATTTCACTGTTTTTGATTTTATAGTTTTTTATTATTCCTGAATTTTTTAACTGTAGCAGAATGCTTTCTATTTCCTGATCTTTACTTAGGATGCCTATAAATTGTTCGTTTTTTGTTTGCTCATTAGAAAAAATAAATTTCACATCATACCATCTTGATAATACTTTCATGATGTCGCCAAGCGGTTTGTTGTCGAAACTAAAAATTCCATCTTTCCACGAGATTTCATTGTAAATATCAATCGTTTTCGTAAGGATAACTTTGTTTTTCAAATTATATATGGCCTGCTGTCCAGGAGACAGGATCTTCTCGTGATCTTCGTATTTGAATGATATTTTTCCTTCTACCAGGGTGGTAAATATTTGTTGTTCTTCGTTATATGCTTTGATATTAAACTGGGTACCTAATACCTGAATTTCCTTTCCTTTATTGTAGACCCTAAAATCGGCTCCATTGTTTTTAGAAGATGACGAAACATCAAAATAAGCTTCTCCATACACGAGTTCAACCTTTCGTGATTCTCCTTTTTTAAATTTCTCTGGATATTTTAAACGGCTATCTGAATTAAGCCAAACTTTAGTTCCGTCTGATAGTTTGATCATAAATTTCCCTCCTCTGGGAACAGTTAAATAATGATAATTTGTGGTATTAGAGCTATGTTTATCATGGTCAAAATATTCAAGTGTACTTCCGTTACTACCAAACTTTTCAGATGTATATACTTCTTGCTCTCCTAATTGTATTTTAGATCCGTCACCAAGGGTTAAAATGGCTTTGTCTGTGCCTGCTTTTATCTCTTCTTTAGCAGATTGGGATAGCTCG from Zunongwangia profunda SM-A87 harbors:
- a CDS encoding FecR family protein produces the protein MMTKTIEKAIIRYITGTASADELTMLSKWVEKPSNQKQLQTFIEDYYAIQYNIYEPNTDRAVHRLLSSIKKRKTLDYKKKRHYFIKYAAAIVTILSLIGGYTFKENLFTNELSQSAKEEIKAGTDKAILTLGDGSKIQLGEQEVYTSEKFGSNGSTLEYFDHDKHSSNTTNYHYLTVPRGGKFMIKLSDGTKVWLNSDSRLKYPEKFKKGESRKVELVYGEAYFDVSSSSKNNGADFRVYNKGKEIQVLGTQFNIKAYNEEQQIFTTLVEGKISFKYEDHEKILSPGQQAIYNLKNKVILTKTIDIYNEISWKDGIFSFDNKPLGDIMKVLSRWYDVKFIFSNEQTKNEQFIGILSKDQEIESILLQLKNSGIIKNYKIKNSEIEIE